Proteins from a single region of Mucilaginibacter daejeonensis:
- a CDS encoding carboxypeptidase-like regulatory domain-containing protein, with protein sequence MKNKNIAFLQISLAMIITGIALTACVAKRPKSLQQGAEGMITQLTGNQMPMVGKPAAKPRPLAAEVFFYEATTVQQAQGTIPVFSKVNTRMVAKVKSDATGHYEVALAPGTYSIFIKQGAELFASETDGAGMLTPVTVVAGQVSQRNVTVTLGAAF encoded by the coding sequence ATGAAGAATAAGAACATCGCCTTTCTGCAAATATCCTTAGCTATGATCATCACCGGAATAGCACTCACTGCCTGCGTAGCAAAGCGGCCTAAAAGCCTTCAACAGGGTGCTGAAGGCATGATCACTCAGCTTACCGGCAACCAAATGCCCATGGTAGGTAAACCTGCTGCCAAACCAAGACCTTTAGCAGCTGAGGTATTTTTTTATGAAGCAACTACTGTACAACAGGCTCAAGGCACGATACCCGTATTCAGCAAAGTGAACACCCGTATGGTCGCGAAGGTAAAGAGCGATGCTACCGGCCATTATGAGGTTGCCCTGGCGCCTGGCACCTATTCTATATTTATTAAGCAGGGTGCTGAACTATTTGCCTCTGAGACCGATGGAGCGGGTATGCTGACACCTGTGACCGTCGTTGCCGGTCAGGTTAGCCAGCGCAACGTGACCGTAACGTTGGGCGCTGCTTTTTAA
- the sov gene encoding T9SS outer membrane translocon Sov/SprA, with amino-acid sequence MNFIVHRVTNFAISRALPLLICLLLVGLSAVHAQKRPAGKDSLTVTIPYKGKRSKAAELRQGQFENDPPNLQRTIQYDAATNRYILIEKVGNLMYRAPRYLTFVEYLQLTQKQERREYFKQLADNYAYQSQQPGFIPQIKIRSRTFEQIFGSNTIDIRPQGSAQLIFAGQVNSNQNPLLNTNQRKQFNFNFDQRIQMNITGTIGDKLKLATNYNTDAQFQFENQVKLDYTGHPDEIIQKIEAGTVSMPLNTSLIRGSQALFGLKTKLKFGKLDVTSIFSQQRSQAKTITITNGSQQGEFRLQPTDYEANRHYFLAQYFRDNYNKALANLPIISSNVTITRIEVWTTNRTNSTTDSRDIIGLLDLGENRPYNSTLIVGGTSGLPAGFIGPGFTQQSNNLMNRLQSLPNGGRLTNSNDVATFFQSAGGVDNYAKLPYARKLTSKEYTLNPQLGYISLNYPLNNDEVLAVAYRYTYNGVEYQVGEFSNDIPVDAANPKALYVKLLKNEILKTNLPTWDLMMKNIYSLGAYQVSPVNFRLSITRLDDQSNIEKPSLTEGSDAVKGKLFLQLTGLDRLNQQNAKIPDGYFDFLEGLTIDPQNGRIVFPVIEPFGSDMARALQNDPSLQSRYVFQPLYDSVRTIAQQYFPNLNRYLIKGTYSSQSGSEFQLNAVNIPQGSVVVNAGALRLVEGSDFTVDYSIGRIRVLNQSVLSSGTPLTVNIENNELFGVQQKTLYGSRFDYRANPKLALGGTIMHLSEQPLTQKQIVGEESISNTIMGFDVNYSSESRWLTRIIDRLPLINTKAPSYINFSGEMARLIPGSPSALNFAGSKNGTTYLDDFESSQSIIDLKSALAWQISGTPQLFSESRLFNDLSYGYNRARLAFYNIDPIFYTSNNAAISRSDLSNHYVRQVLETEVLPYRQSVTGQPLILPTLDLAYYPNVRGQYNYSTTGINPDGTLQNPRNRWGGMFRKLETNDFESLNVQYIEFWMMDPFIYKPNSQGGDLYFNLGSITEDILKDGRKSVENGLPADGSNTNTDETVWGRVPRLQPVINAFDSNPDARRLQDVGLDGLNDNGEQTKFGTFVQQMRSQLNTTAANTLAADPSSDNFQYYQGPQLDQTRASILQRYSKYNGTEGNSKTAEQSQAELGVSNSASTSLPDGEDLNRDNSMSQADEYFQYKVSIRPRDLVIGQNFVNDKVSAQVRLADGTTQTVNWYQFRVPIAGYSSREGNIQDFKAIRFMRMFLTNFADTAVLRLGSLQLIRGEWRGYNVENSTNKVIADPALVNPPVDGSVLNVQAVNIEANGKRSPIPYVLPPGIDRQRDYNNLRTDTRLNEQSLALNVTNLRTGYSRAAYRTFYNDLRAYKRLQMFIHAEGDQLNDNDLHAFIRLGVDYQDSYYEYELPLKVTRPGTSDPNAIWPSANNLDIELAALTRAKLARDNAIASGQLTSINIPFVVTDGNNKITIKGQPDLSRLRAIMLGVRNPYKATGGFDRSAIVWFNELRLTDFDQRGGWAATARLNAKLADFADITLAGSKTTIGFGSIEQRVSERSRADSHTIDAAGSVELGKLFPAKTGMHVPMYVNVSQQVANPQYNPAQPDVELKDAVNNAPTQEKKNEIKRIAQDYTMRKSINFTNVHKTKSNPGANPHVWDVENFTGTYAYSEYEHHDFVTENDIQRLYKVALAYNYTNTPKYYSPLEKVIKKNMLALLRDVNFSLLPTRLNVAISFDRFYSENTLRNNDPNNFLPVPTTNFNKNFNITRVYGIGWNISKSLQMDIDATNLSVVDEPAGRVNGLKRDTLWDNLKRLGRTTNYNHTLNFNYTVPINKVPGLDWVSAIARYSTNFNWQTQPKFSLDDPALNVGNTIQNARTVQLNPTLNVSGLYNKFAGLRKYNNADPKGTSTAGRLLVGLLTSIKNLGATYTRSEGTYLPGYLPQTNWAGQDFTYNAPGIGFLLGSQADIRDRAVRNGWLSRDTLQNQLYSTTLNEDLHLRGIIRPIPDLNIELLAFRTQDRNFQTNFKYDDAVGGFRSLSPITSGTYSVSFLSIGTAFSKNTGVNNYSSTFQALLDNRSIISQRLAQQNPNASGPSVNGYRDGYGPNQQDVLVASFLAAYTGKDAGSISLNSFPKIPVPNWQLTYNGLSRISWFKELFDSFDLRHGYRSTYSVNSYNSLIRYQERNGASVQRDVNNDFLPLFQFTQVTLFEQFVPLVGADIRFKNSMTMNAEYRQSRTMSLSLLNSQLAQQNERIMVFGFGYRTRNLHMPFGLFSNFNLKNDVNFKLDLAMRDNKILIYRADVRSAEISSGAKNITFRPSIDYVINQRFNFNLFYDSNITRPYTSQTFNTAYTNFGVNLKLMLQ; translated from the coding sequence TTGAACTTTATCGTGCATCGGGTAACCAATTTTGCTATCTCACGTGCTCTACCTTTATTGATCTGCCTTCTGTTGGTGGGTCTCTCGGCAGTTCATGCGCAAAAACGGCCAGCCGGTAAAGATTCATTGACGGTGACCATCCCCTACAAGGGGAAGCGGTCAAAAGCGGCGGAGTTGCGCCAGGGACAGTTCGAGAATGATCCACCTAACCTGCAACGCACCATACAATATGATGCTGCCACCAACCGCTACATACTGATCGAGAAGGTGGGTAACCTGATGTATCGCGCGCCCCGCTATCTTACCTTTGTAGAATACCTGCAACTCACCCAAAAGCAGGAACGCCGCGAGTACTTCAAGCAACTGGCCGATAATTATGCTTATCAGTCGCAACAGCCTGGCTTTATACCGCAGATCAAGATACGTAGCCGTACTTTCGAACAGATATTTGGCAGTAACACGATCGATATCCGTCCACAGGGTTCGGCGCAATTGATCTTTGCCGGCCAGGTGAACAGCAACCAAAACCCGCTACTGAACACCAACCAGCGCAAACAATTCAATTTTAATTTTGACCAACGGATCCAGATGAACATCACCGGAACCATAGGTGATAAATTGAAGCTGGCCACTAACTACAATACTGACGCACAATTCCAGTTCGAGAACCAGGTAAAGCTGGATTATACCGGCCACCCCGACGAGATCATTCAAAAGATAGAAGCCGGTACGGTAAGCATGCCGCTCAATACTTCATTGATCCGTGGCAGCCAGGCTTTGTTCGGTTTAAAGACCAAGCTGAAATTCGGTAAACTGGATGTAACGAGTATCTTCTCGCAACAGCGCTCACAAGCCAAAACAATCACGATCACCAATGGGTCGCAACAGGGCGAGTTCCGATTACAGCCTACCGACTACGAAGCCAATCGCCACTATTTTTTGGCGCAATACTTCAGAGATAATTACAACAAGGCACTGGCCAACCTGCCTATCATCAGCTCTAACGTCACCATTACCCGCATCGAGGTTTGGACCACCAATCGTACCAACTCCACCACCGATTCGCGCGACATTATTGGTCTATTAGACCTTGGCGAGAACCGCCCGTACAATAGCACCCTGATCGTAGGTGGCACTTCAGGCTTGCCGGCAGGCTTCATTGGTCCTGGTTTTACGCAGCAATCCAACAACCTGATGAACCGCTTGCAAAGTTTGCCGAACGGCGGTCGCCTGACCAACTCCAATGATGTGGCCACCTTCTTCCAGTCGGCCGGTGGGGTAGATAACTACGCCAAACTTCCTTACGCCCGTAAGCTGACCAGCAAGGAGTACACCCTTAACCCGCAATTGGGTTACATATCGCTCAACTACCCACTCAATAATGACGAGGTACTGGCCGTTGCTTACCGCTATACTTACAATGGCGTTGAATACCAGGTGGGCGAGTTCTCGAATGACATACCGGTAGATGCTGCCAACCCGAAAGCTTTGTACGTAAAGCTTTTGAAGAACGAGATACTGAAGACCAACCTGCCTACCTGGGACCTGATGATGAAGAACATCTACTCGTTAGGCGCCTATCAGGTAAGCCCGGTGAATTTCAGGTTGAGCATCACCCGCCTTGATGACCAGTCGAACATTGAAAAGCCATCATTGACCGAGGGCAGCGATGCCGTTAAAGGCAAGCTTTTTTTGCAATTGACCGGATTGGACCGACTCAACCAGCAGAACGCCAAGATACCCGACGGTTATTTCGATTTTTTGGAAGGCCTGACCATCGACCCACAGAATGGGCGTATCGTGTTCCCGGTGATCGAACCGTTCGGTAGCGACATGGCCCGGGCCTTGCAGAACGACCCAAGCCTGCAAAGCCGTTACGTTTTCCAACCGTTGTATGATTCGGTACGTACCATCGCCCAGCAATATTTCCCTAATCTCAACCGCTACCTCATTAAAGGAACTTACTCATCACAGTCAGGTTCCGAGTTCCAGCTCAACGCCGTGAACATTCCTCAGGGTTCGGTGGTGGTAAACGCAGGTGCATTACGTTTGGTTGAGGGTAGCGATTTCACGGTCGATTACAGCATCGGTCGTATACGCGTGCTGAACCAATCGGTATTATCGTCGGGTACACCGCTTACGGTCAACATCGAGAATAATGAACTTTTTGGTGTGCAGCAGAAAACGCTTTACGGTTCAAGGTTCGATTACCGGGCCAATCCTAAATTAGCTTTGGGTGGTACCATCATGCACCTGAGTGAGCAGCCGCTAACTCAAAAACAGATCGTTGGCGAGGAATCGATATCAAATACCATCATGGGCTTTGATGTTAACTATAGCTCAGAGTCGCGCTGGTTGACCCGTATCATCGACCGCTTGCCGCTTATCAATACCAAGGCGCCATCGTACATCAACTTTTCGGGTGAGATGGCCCGACTGATCCCCGGTAGCCCAAGCGCGCTTAATTTCGCCGGTTCAAAGAACGGCACCACCTACCTCGACGATTTCGAGAGCAGCCAATCCATCATCGACCTCAAAAGCGCACTGGCTTGGCAGATCTCGGGAACACCGCAGCTATTTTCTGAGTCGAGGTTATTCAATGACCTGAGCTATGGCTACAACCGTGCCCGTTTGGCCTTCTACAACATCGACCCTATATTTTATACTTCTAACAACGCGGCTATCTCACGTTCTGACCTGTCAAATCATTATGTAAGGCAGGTATTGGAGACCGAAGTATTACCCTACCGCCAATCGGTTACCGGTCAGCCACTGATCCTGCCTACGCTCGATCTGGCCTACTATCCGAACGTGCGTGGTCAGTACAACTACTCTACCACGGGCATCAATCCTGACGGTACGCTGCAAAATCCGCGCAACCGCTGGGGTGGCATGTTCCGCAAGCTGGAGACCAACGACTTTGAATCACTCAACGTTCAATATATCGAGTTCTGGATGATGGACCCATTCATCTACAAGCCTAACTCACAAGGTGGCGACCTTTATTTTAACTTAGGTAGCATCACGGAAGACATATTGAAAGACGGCCGTAAATCGGTAGAGAACGGCTTGCCGGCCGATGGCTCGAACACCAATACTGATGAAACGGTTTGGGGCCGTGTGCCACGCCTACAACCGGTGATCAACGCTTTTGACAGCAACCCCGATGCACGCCGTTTACAGGACGTTGGTTTAGATGGCTTGAATGATAATGGCGAGCAGACCAAGTTCGGCACATTTGTGCAGCAGATGCGCAGCCAACTGAACACTACTGCCGCTAATACTCTGGCCGCCGACCCTTCATCAGATAACTTTCAGTACTATCAAGGGCCACAGCTCGACCAGACCCGTGCCAGCATCTTACAACGTTACAGCAAATACAACGGCACCGAAGGCAACTCCAAAACGGCCGAGCAATCACAAGCCGAACTGGGAGTATCTAACTCGGCATCTACCTCACTACCCGACGGCGAGGACCTGAATCGTGATAACAGCATGAGCCAGGCCGATGAGTATTTCCAATACAAGGTATCCATTCGCCCAAGAGACCTCGTGATCGGTCAGAACTTCGTGAACGATAAGGTATCCGCCCAGGTTCGCCTGGCCGATGGTACCACGCAGACCGTTAATTGGTACCAGTTCAGAGTACCTATAGCAGGCTACAGCTCACGTGAGGGCAACATCCAAGATTTTAAGGCCATCCGTTTCATGCGTATGTTCCTGACCAATTTTGCCGATACCGCTGTTCTCCGTTTAGGAAGTTTACAGCTGATCAGGGGCGAATGGCGCGGTTACAACGTGGAGAACAGCACCAACAAAGTGATCGCTGACCCTGCATTGGTGAACCCACCTGTAGATGGTTCGGTACTTAACGTACAAGCCGTTAATATTGAGGCCAATGGCAAGCGCAGTCCTATACCTTATGTACTTCCTCCGGGTATCGACCGCCAGCGCGATTATAACAACCTTCGTACCGACACCCGCCTGAACGAGCAATCACTGGCACTGAACGTTACTAACCTGCGTACTGGCTACTCACGTGCCGCCTACCGTACTTTTTATAATGACCTGCGTGCCTACAAACGCCTGCAAATGTTCATCCACGCTGAGGGCGACCAACTGAATGATAATGATCTGCACGCGTTCATCCGACTGGGTGTCGATTACCAGGACAGCTATTACGAATATGAGCTACCGTTAAAGGTCACTCGCCCGGGCACATCAGACCCTAACGCCATTTGGCCAAGCGCCAACAACCTCGATATTGAATTAGCCGCCCTGACACGTGCCAAGCTGGCTCGCGACAATGCTATCGCATCAGGTCAACTAACTTCGATCAACATTCCGTTCGTGGTAACGGATGGCAATAACAAGATCACCATTAAAGGTCAACCCGACCTAAGCCGTCTGCGTGCGATCATGTTAGGTGTACGGAATCCATACAAGGCAACAGGCGGGTTCGACCGTTCGGCCATTGTTTGGTTCAATGAATTGCGTTTGACCGATTTTGACCAACGCGGTGGCTGGGCCGCTACCGCACGCCTGAACGCCAAACTGGCCGACTTTGCCGACATCACCCTTGCCGGCAGCAAGACCACCATCGGTTTCGGTTCGATCGAACAACGCGTGAGCGAACGCAGCCGTGCTGATAGCCATACCATCGATGCGGCTGGTAGTGTCGAGTTAGGTAAATTGTTCCCCGCCAAGACCGGTATGCATGTGCCTATGTATGTCAATGTATCGCAGCAGGTGGCTAACCCGCAGTACAACCCGGCTCAACCCGACGTGGAGCTGAAGGACGCTGTGAACAATGCCCCTACTCAAGAGAAGAAGAACGAGATCAAGCGCATTGCCCAAGACTATACCATGCGCAAAAGCATCAACTTCACTAACGTGCACAAGACCAAGAGCAATCCCGGCGCCAATCCTCACGTTTGGGACGTGGAGAACTTCACCGGTACTTATGCTTACTCGGAATATGAGCACCATGATTTTGTGACCGAAAACGACATTCAACGATTGTACAAGGTAGCGTTAGCCTATAATTACACCAATACGCCCAAGTACTACAGCCCGCTTGAAAAGGTGATCAAAAAGAACATGCTGGCTTTGCTGCGCGATGTGAACTTTAGCCTGCTGCCTACCCGTTTGAATGTGGCCATCAGCTTTGATCGTTTTTATTCGGAGAATACCCTGCGTAATAACGACCCTAATAACTTTTTGCCGGTACCGACCACTAACTTCAACAAGAATTTCAACATCACCCGTGTGTACGGCATTGGCTGGAACATCAGCAAGTCGTTACAGATGGACATCGATGCCACTAACCTATCGGTGGTGGATGAGCCTGCCGGGCGTGTGAACGGTTTGAAACGTGATACTCTTTGGGATAACCTGAAAAGGTTAGGCCGTACCACCAACTACAACCATACGCTCAATTTTAACTATACCGTGCCGATCAACAAGGTGCCTGGTTTAGATTGGGTAAGCGCCATTGCCCGTTACAGCACTAACTTCAACTGGCAAACGCAGCCCAAATTCTCATTAGATGACCCCGCTCTCAACGTGGGTAACACCATTCAGAACGCCCGTACGGTTCAACTGAATCCTACGCTTAATGTATCGGGCCTTTACAACAAATTCGCGGGGCTGCGTAAATACAACAATGCCGACCCTAAGGGCACCAGTACAGCCGGACGCTTGTTGGTCGGTTTGCTCACGAGTATCAAGAACTTGGGCGCCACTTATACCCGGAGTGAGGGCACGTACCTACCAGGCTATTTGCCACAAACCAACTGGGCAGGTCAGGATTTCACTTATAATGCACCTGGTATAGGTTTTTTGCTGGGTAGCCAGGCCGATATACGTGACCGTGCGGTAAGGAACGGCTGGTTAAGCCGCGACACTTTGCAAAATCAGTTGTACTCTACCACACTGAACGAGGATCTGCACCTGCGTGGCATCATTCGCCCGATACCTGACCTGAATATCGAGTTGCTGGCGTTCCGTACGCAGGACCGTAACTTCCAGACCAACTTTAAATATGATGATGCAGTAGGCGGTTTCAGGAGTTTAAGCCCGATCACTTCCGGTACATATAGCGTGTCATTTCTATCTATAGGTACAGCCTTTAGCAAGAACACCGGCGTCAACAATTATTCGTCTACCTTTCAGGCGTTGTTGGATAACCGCAGCATTATATCACAACGTTTAGCACAACAGAACCCTAACGCCAGCGGCCCAAGTGTTAATGGATACCGCGATGGTTATGGCCCCAACCAGCAGGATGTATTGGTAGCCTCTTTCCTGGCTGCCTACACAGGTAAGGATGCAGGAAGCATCAGCTTGAACAGCTTTCCTAAGATACCCGTTCCTAACTGGCAGCTTACCTACAATGGCTTAAGCCGCATCAGCTGGTTCAAGGAGTTATTTGACTCTTTTGACCTGCGTCATGGCTATCGTTCTACTTACAGTGTGAATAGTTACAATTCACTCATCCGCTACCAGGAACGCAACGGCGCGTCGGTTCAGCGGGATGTGAACAATGACTTCCTGCCGCTCTTCCAGTTCACACAAGTGACGTTGTTCGAGCAGTTCGTGCCGTTGGTAGGTGCCGACATTCGCTTTAAGAACAGCATGACCATGAATGCCGAATACCGTCAGAGTCGCACCATGAGTTTAAGCTTGCTTAACAGCCAATTGGCTCAGCAGAACGAGCGTATCATGGTGTTCGGATTTGGATACCGCACGCGCAACCTGCACATGCCATTCGGCCTGTTCAGTAACTTCAACCTCAAGAACGATGTGAACTTTAAACTTGACCTGGCCATGCGCGACAATAAGATACTGATCTACCGCGCAGATGTACGGTCGGCCGAGATATCGTCAGGTGCCAAGAACATCACGTTCAGGCCATCTATCGATTATGTGATCAACCAGCGCTTCAACTTCAACCTCTTCTACGATTCCAATATCACCAGGCCTTATACGTCGCAAACGTTCAATACGGCCTATACTAACTTTGGCGTCAACCTAAAACTGATGCTGCAATAA
- the ruvA gene encoding Holliday junction branch migration protein RuvA has translation MYAYIDGKLTFKGPAYVVIEAGGVGYHINISLNTFSKLGDAERSRLHVWLHVKEDAHTLYGFADEGEKRLFLHLISVSGIGPNTARMMLSSITPEEVQAAIVKGNVSQIQRIKGIGPKSAQRLILELQDKLRKEGLDTLSSAPANNSVKDEALSALVMLGFARNAAEKVIDAEISKNTDDITVEQLIKSALKSL, from the coding sequence ATGTACGCATATATTGACGGGAAGCTGACCTTTAAAGGACCGGCTTATGTGGTGATCGAGGCAGGAGGCGTAGGCTATCATATCAACATCTCACTCAACACTTTTTCGAAACTGGGCGATGCAGAACGCAGTCGTCTGCACGTTTGGCTGCACGTAAAAGAAGATGCCCACACCCTTTACGGCTTTGCCGATGAGGGGGAGAAACGCCTGTTCCTTCACCTGATCTCGGTATCAGGCATCGGCCCCAACACCGCCCGTATGATGCTGTCTTCCATTACCCCCGAGGAAGTACAGGCCGCTATCGTAAAAGGTAACGTATCACAGATCCAGCGAATTAAAGGCATTGGCCCTAAATCGGCCCAGCGCCTTATTTTGGAACTTCAGGATAAACTGCGCAAAGAAGGACTGGATACTCTCAGCTCGGCACCTGCCAACAACTCGGTTAAGGACGAAGCCTTATCAGCCCTAGTGATGCTGGGCTTCGCCCGTAACGCGGCCGAGAAGGTGATCGACGCCGAGATCAGTAAGAACACGGACGATATCACCGTGGAACAACTCATTAAATCTGCATTAAAAAGCTTATAA
- a CDS encoding NADP-dependent malic enzyme: MDTNNNSANKRRQDALSYHAKGRPGKIQVIPTKPTNSQRDLTMAYSPGVAEPCREIAKNPDDVYKYTAKGNLVAVISNGTAVLGLGDIGPAAGKPVMEGKGLLFKIYADIDVFDLELDTKNVDEFVRIVKALEPTFGGINLEDISAPTCFEIERRLKAEMNIPVMHDDQHGTAIISGAALMNACEIQGKKLDEIKLVVNGAGAAAVSCTKMYLQLGVKKENLVMFDINGPITPDRTDLDDIRMEFASTRTDVTDLASAMQGADVFIGLSAGNVVNADMLKSMAANPIVFAMANPEPEVSYDVAVAARQDIIMATGRSDYPNQVNNVLGFPYIFRGALDVRATAINEEMKIAAVHAIAELTRKPVPEAVNLAYNTTNLRFGKDYIIPKPMDQRLITEVSSAVAKAAMESGVARAEITDWEAYHETLRTRIGAEDKLMRNLSGKAKQDPKRVVFAEADNYKILRAAQIVKDEGIAIPILLGNTEKIKQIISDHKLDLNDVKIINTLLPCERQEEYAKHLYEKRQRRGITLYEAKKMMRDRNYYGASMVQFGDADALISGLTKNYVTTVRPALQIIGTEAGVKRVAGMYMMITKKGPLFFADTTVNVNPSTQDLVDITVLVERSVKQFNVDPRIAMLSYSNFGSNDGEVPEKTREAVKILHEQYPDMVIDGEMQANFAMNKELLSDNFPFSTLNGKPANTLIFPNLESGNIAYKLLQEVGGAEAVGPILLGMKKPVHVLQLGSSVREIVNMITIAVVDAQQKAQDGKL; this comes from the coding sequence ATGGATACGAATAACAACAGCGCGAACAAGCGCCGCCAGGATGCTTTGAGCTATCACGCCAAAGGCCGTCCGGGTAAGATACAGGTGATACCTACCAAACCGACCAATTCGCAACGCGACCTCACCATGGCCTATTCGCCTGGTGTGGCCGAACCCTGCCGCGAGATCGCTAAAAATCCTGATGACGTATATAAGTACACCGCAAAGGGTAACCTGGTGGCCGTGATCAGTAACGGTACGGCCGTTCTGGGCTTAGGCGATATCGGTCCTGCTGCCGGCAAACCAGTAATGGAAGGTAAGGGCCTCCTGTTCAAGATCTACGCTGACATTGACGTATTTGACCTTGAGCTTGATACCAAAAATGTGGACGAGTTCGTGCGTATCGTAAAAGCGCTTGAGCCTACCTTTGGTGGTATTAACCTCGAGGATATCTCTGCTCCTACTTGCTTTGAGATCGAACGCCGTTTAAAGGCCGAGATGAATATCCCGGTGATGCACGATGACCAACACGGTACGGCCATCATATCGGGTGCTGCGCTGATGAACGCCTGCGAGATACAAGGCAAAAAACTTGACGAGATCAAATTGGTAGTGAACGGCGCCGGTGCGGCCGCTGTATCATGTACTAAAATGTACCTGCAGTTAGGTGTTAAAAAAGAGAACCTTGTGATGTTCGACATCAACGGACCGATCACACCTGACCGTACCGACCTGGATGATATCCGCATGGAATTTGCCAGCACCCGTACCGATGTTACCGATCTGGCCAGTGCCATGCAAGGTGCCGATGTTTTCATCGGTCTTTCGGCCGGTAACGTGGTGAACGCCGATATGCTGAAGAGCATGGCGGCTAACCCGATCGTTTTCGCCATGGCTAACCCGGAGCCAGAGGTATCTTATGACGTTGCCGTTGCAGCACGTCAGGATATCATTATGGCCACCGGCCGTAGCGATTATCCTAACCAGGTGAATAACGTGTTGGGCTTCCCTTATATTTTCCGTGGTGCTTTGGACGTACGTGCAACTGCCATTAACGAGGAAATGAAGATCGCTGCCGTGCATGCCATTGCCGAATTGACCCGTAAACCAGTACCAGAAGCTGTTAACTTAGCTTACAATACCACTAACCTGCGCTTCGGTAAAGATTATATCATCCCTAAACCGATGGACCAGCGTCTCATTACCGAGGTATCATCGGCCGTAGCCAAAGCGGCTATGGAGTCAGGTGTTGCCCGTGCCGAGATCACTGATTGGGAGGCTTATCATGAGACGCTGCGTACCCGCATTGGTGCTGAGGACAAGCTGATGCGTAACCTGAGCGGCAAGGCCAAGCAAGACCCTAAACGCGTAGTATTTGCCGAGGCTGATAACTATAAGATCCTTCGCGCAGCGCAGATCGTTAAAGATGAGGGTATCGCCATCCCGATCCTGTTAGGCAATACCGAAAAGATAAAGCAGATCATCAGCGATCATAAACTTGATCTGAATGATGTTAAGATCATTAATACCCTTTTGCCTTGCGAGCGCCAGGAAGAGTATGCCAAGCACCTGTACGAAAAACGTCAACGCCGTGGTATCACGCTTTATGAGGCCAAGAAGATGATGCGTGACCGTAACTATTACGGTGCCAGCATGGTGCAATTTGGCGATGCCGATGCGCTGATATCAGGTTTGACCAAGAACTACGTGACCACCGTACGCCCGGCCTTACAGATCATTGGTACCGAGGCTGGCGTTAAACGCGTAGCCGGCATGTACATGATGATCACCAAAAAAGGACCATTGTTCTTTGCCGATACGACGGTTAACGTTAACCCAAGCACCCAAGACCTGGTGGATATCACCGTGTTGGTAGAGCGCTCGGTGAAGCAATTCAACGTTGATCCGCGCATCGCCATGTTATCGTACTCTAACTTTGGCTCTAACGATGGCGAGGTACCTGAAAAGACTCGCGAGGCCGTTAAGATACTGCACGAGCAGTACCCTGATATGGTGATCGATGGTGAGATGCAGGCCAACTTTGCAATGAACAAGGAGTTGCTTTCTGATAACTTCCCATTCTCTACACTCAACGGCAAGCCAGCCAATACACTGATTTTCCCTAACTTGGAATCAGGCAACATTGCTTATAAGTTATTACAGGAAGTGGGCGGTGCCGAAGCCGTTGGACCGATATTACTGGGTATGAAAAAACCGGTACACGTGTTGCAGTTAGGCAGTTCGGTACGTGAGATCGTGAACATGATCACCATCGCTGTGGTAGATGCACAGCAAAAAGCACAGGATGGCAAGCTGTAA